The Dyadobacter sp. 676 DNA window AAACCTTGTCTATGCGGCCGTGATAGTAACCTTCGGCATTTTCCCCGGAAATAAGATTGAAGAAGCGGTCGCCGAGCATTTGCTGGAGTTCTTCTTTCAGGATAATGTCAGCAGTAGTGCGGTTGGAGAAGAAAAGCCGGTTGTTTCCGACCTGCCCTTTGGAATACAAATCCCTGAAAATCGCCAGAAAAGGCGTGATGCCCGCACCTCCGGCCAGAAATACCCCTTCTCCTTTGTATTCGATTGCGCCCCAGGCGTCGCTGATCTCGAAACTGTCGCCCGGTTGTACCTTCGTCAGCGCATTGGTGACGCCGTCGTGATCGGTATACGACTTGATCGTAAACTCGAGCGTGTCGGCAGTGGGTAGCGAAGTGAATGTAAACGGCCGTTTTTCTGTCGCCCAACGGTCTTTCAGGATCGAGAAATCCGTTGCCTGGCCCGGTGTGTAGGTGAAACCCGCCGGTTTTTCAACAGTGTAGGAATTTACATTATGCGTAACTGGCTTCTTCGCGAGCAGTTTGACGATGTGATCGGCCATGGCGGTTGGTTGGAAAGTTAAACTATATGCAAAATACGCACTCGCAAGACGGCTGTCAAGGATGGGTTTTGTCGAATTACATTGTTTCGGCCGGGACTAAAATAAAGGGTATAGTTATCGGCGCAGGCGAACGTGTAGAGGGGGAATTGCGAGCACAAAGTTAACCCAAGGGCAACGAACCAAAAGGGTCCGGAGCGGCGGATTTGACATGAGATCGCGACAAGTTCAATAAAAATCTCCGTACATCTCGGGTTATACCGTGCTTCCTTCTCAAAGGCTATGTATCCGCTATAAATGGACCAGAGGGTCGTCGATCCATTCGTCGGGGCTGGTTTGAGAAAGCAAATCCTGAACTAACTGGCCGTAACGTACCAGGCGTGACAAATCCGGGGATTCGTCGGTGATAGGTGTGTAGATAAAAACTACGGTTAAAAGGACGGACAAAATGCTCTGCCTAAGGTGTCCTTATGCCCGTAGGAGCATCCGGAGGGCTTTCGCCGCATCCGCACCATAGCAGAGCAATAACTCCGATATTTTTCATAGAACCTACGGTTTAAAAGGAATACGAATATTCTGAGATTTCGAGAAGAATACAAGTACGGAATGAAACACTTCCCAAAAAGCTGAATCTGGCGTTTAAAACGTGAGGTAGGATTTTCAAGCGGTTTATTTTACCATACGTGTGTGACTTTTTTTGTCCCGCTATTTGTCCCGAAAAGCAAAAACGCCGTTCCTGATAACAGAAACAGCGTTTTGTGCCGAAGGC harbors:
- a CDS encoding flavodoxin reductase; its protein translation is MADHIVKLLAKKPVTHNVNSYTVEKPAGFTYTPGQATDFSILKDRWATEKRPFTFTSLPTADTLEFTIKSYTDHDGVTNALTKVQPGDSFEISDAWGAIEYKGEGVFLAGGAGITPFLAIFRDLYSKGQVGNNRLFFSNRTTADIILKEELQQMLGDRFFNLISGENAEGYYHGRIDKVFLQKHISNFDQPFYVCGPDAFMESILKALEELGVKADALVFEK